A genomic stretch from Candidatus Nitrososphaera gargensis Ga9.2 includes:
- a CDS encoding virginiamycin B lyase family protein, with protein MVNSLIALLHIQIIAIALLATVFIASAAFATFQISYAQQIPGSFEELVTYEKDSSFIREYPLDVEQPGLRGVTTDSEGNVWAIYSTNKTTTIIRLEPQSGKLTEYHVGGDTQADDAVINLAAGQLTFDRLRNVVWFTDARTNSIGKLDLANNKVDLLQIPNGMAGPMGLALSQDNASLWFTEITGDKIGRVDIESLKITEYLVGQDSGPTLLTFDDKGILWVTLSFSNSILRVDTQALTSGQSSAMTELRLLGEDTFSPFGIAVVDDKVYISDHGSSRIVVADTGFANHQSYWTTPAVAFPASLPSQVVADKYGNIYFPQHGGNRISMIDNATGVMTEYEIPTGPLATAVFIAASDDGKVWFTEWAANKIAYLDTTAKAPFTIGVEKTTVTLDTDTPQSIGVSLNSSVGGTDSVSILQVEIGLTGMTESGLKGVTYEAQPPRVNLQQTGSAESQIQISTLENAIPGDYVAMVRAFAPEQDGLVVSKLYPVELVLDVPEPIASQDSNQPQNADTTLQNALRIGAPLAAAGLIAVAIYRWKRARKS; from the coding sequence ATGGTGAATTCCCTGATTGCTCTTCTTCATATCCAGATAATAGCGATAGCTCTGCTTGCTACTGTTTTCATCGCGTCCGCTGCCTTCGCGACATTTCAAATTTCGTATGCCCAGCAAATACCGGGTTCGTTTGAAGAGCTGGTGACCTACGAAAAGGATAGCAGCTTTATCAGAGAATACCCACTAGATGTAGAGCAGCCAGGACTGAGGGGGGTTACCACAGATTCAGAAGGAAATGTCTGGGCAATATACTCAACCAATAAAACAACCACTATAATTCGGTTAGAACCGCAAAGCGGTAAATTGACCGAATATCATGTAGGAGGAGACACACAAGCAGACGATGCAGTCATTAACCTTGCAGCAGGTCAGCTCACTTTTGACAGACTCAGAAATGTTGTATGGTTTACAGACGCCCGAACAAATTCTATAGGGAAATTGGATCTGGCAAATAACAAAGTAGATCTTTTGCAAATTCCTAATGGTATGGCAGGCCCCATGGGACTTGCGCTCTCTCAAGACAACGCAAGCCTGTGGTTTACTGAAATTACCGGCGACAAGATAGGCAGAGTTGACATAGAGTCCTTAAAGATCACTGAATATCTTGTAGGACAAGACAGCGGGCCGACACTTTTAACTTTTGACGACAAAGGCATTCTGTGGGTCACGCTATCCTTCTCAAACAGTATCTTGCGTGTGGATACTCAAGCCCTTACATCGGGCCAATCTTCTGCCATGACTGAGCTAAGGCTTCTAGGAGAAGATACGTTCTCGCCCTTTGGAATTGCAGTAGTCGATGACAAAGTCTACATCTCTGACCATGGTTCAAGCAGAATAGTTGTTGCAGACACAGGCTTTGCTAACCACCAATCATACTGGACCACACCTGCCGTGGCATTTCCCGCCAGTCTTCCTAGCCAAGTAGTTGCAGACAAGTATGGGAACATTTACTTCCCACAGCATGGCGGCAATCGCATTTCCATGATTGACAATGCAACAGGAGTCATGACTGAATATGAAATACCAACAGGTCCTTTGGCAACAGCTGTCTTCATCGCTGCTTCAGACGACGGCAAAGTCTGGTTCACAGAGTGGGCTGCAAACAAAATAGCTTACCTAGATACTACAGCAAAAGCGCCATTCACGATTGGTGTGGAAAAAACAACAGTAACTTTGGATACGGACACGCCGCAGAGCATAGGTGTTTCACTCAATTCTTCAGTAGGTGGAACGGACTCTGTTTCTATTTTACAAGTTGAAATAGGGCTCACTGGAATGACTGAGTCTGGTCTCAAGGGTGTGACATACGAAGCTCAGCCGCCAAGAGTGAATCTGCAACAGACCGGATCGGCTGAATCCCAAATACAAATCAGTACTTTGGAAAATGCAATTCCTGGTGACTATGTTGCCATGGTAAGAGCATTCGCTCCAGAGCAGGACGGACTGGTTGTCTCAAAGCTCTATCCTGTTGAACTGGTTCTAGATGTGCCAGAGCCTATTGCTAGCCAAGACAGCAACCAGCCACAGAATGCAGACACCACGCTCCAGAATGCACTTAGAATAGGTGCTCCACTGGCAGCAGCCGGATTAATTGCAGTTGCGATATACCGGTGGAAAAGGGCGAGAAAGTCTTAA
- a CDS encoding NAD(P)-binding domain-containing protein, which translates to MVSDYASFVGFLKHPRVIYLSLPAGSTVDSVLNELIPFLEKEDVLMDGGNLFYLDSIEGKKRISERGIHFLDRGTNSGLEDARYGACFMVGGKEEDIRIPEPILIALAVNKDGYIHTGQPGTSHFVKLVHNGIESGMLQSIGEGVELLHKSGFELDLAAIFKNWSNGSMIRSCLPSLWKEALESRSWPRLKVT; encoded by the coding sequence GTGGTAAGCGATTATGCATCATTTGTTGGCTTTTTGAAGCATCCAAGGGTCATTTATCTATCATTGCCAGCGGGTTCAACTGTTGATTCAGTGCTAAATGAGCTGATACCTTTTCTTGAAAAAGAAGATGTATTGATGGACGGTGGCAATTTGTTCTATCTGGACTCTATCGAGGGGAAAAAGAGAATTTCTGAACGAGGCATCCATTTTCTGGATCGTGGCACAAATAGTGGGTTAGAAGATGCCCGGTATGGGGCTTGTTTTATGGTTGGCGGGAAGGAGGAAGATATTAGAATACCAGAGCCTATTTTGATTGCACTGGCCGTCAACAAGGATGGGTATATCCATACAGGCCAACCTGGCACCAGTCATTTCGTAAAGTTAGTTCATAACGGAATTGAATCTGGCATGCTGCAATCAATAGGCGAAGGGGTTGAGCTACTGCACAAAAGTGGCTTTGAGCTAGACCTGGCTGCAATTTTTAAGAACTGGTCAAATGGTTCTATGATTAGAAGCTGCTTGCCGAGCTTATGGAAAGAGGCTTTAGAGAGCAGGTCTTGGCCAAGACTGAAAGTTACATAG
- a CDS encoding F510_1955 family glycosylhydrolase, which yields MGKHEKKKSSPTVKSSKSGKTKFIAIGVGIAIVVAIGIGLAISMGNNVPSDSSNSRTVPWIHVHGLGIDPSDASVLYIATHGDFYKSVDGGVPVKVDKQRADYMAFNAPLTEGVPLYSSGHPSTGGNTGLIKSTDGGQTWQVVSTVLDPPVDFHAMSVSASDPDTIIGFDSGERGLFKTTDAGSTWDKFDYPGKYVIALAIAPDDPNVIFAGTPSGLFQSNDSAESWTQLDQYKGIAVMALTFDAEGNLYASTEEFGLAKSSDLGKSWENINRPPDNLIATSIAVDSENKLLYVAGHSASQGYQEVFRGSLDGSDWQLVGTNKAL from the coding sequence ATGGGCAAGCATGAAAAGAAAAAATCATCACCAACAGTTAAAAGCTCAAAGTCCGGTAAGACCAAGTTCATTGCTATAGGCGTTGGAATAGCAATCGTGGTCGCTATTGGAATAGGGCTGGCAATTTCAATGGGCAATAACGTTCCCTCAGATTCTAGTAATTCTCGAACAGTGCCTTGGATTCATGTGCATGGATTGGGGATAGATCCTTCTGACGCCAGCGTTCTTTACATAGCTACCCATGGCGACTTTTACAAAAGCGTGGATGGCGGCGTCCCAGTAAAGGTGGACAAGCAAAGGGCAGACTATATGGCTTTTAACGCACCTCTGACTGAAGGAGTTCCGTTATACTCCAGCGGACACCCTTCAACCGGTGGAAACACTGGCCTGATAAAGAGTACTGACGGTGGGCAAACATGGCAGGTTGTTTCAACTGTTCTAGACCCGCCAGTAGACTTTCATGCAATGTCGGTAAGTGCAAGCGACCCGGACACCATCATTGGATTTGATAGTGGCGAAAGGGGTCTGTTCAAGACTACGGATGCTGGCAGCACATGGGACAAGTTTGACTATCCGGGCAAATATGTTATTGCATTGGCAATTGCACCAGACGATCCTAATGTGATATTTGCTGGTACTCCTAGCGGTCTGTTTCAATCAAACGATAGTGCTGAAAGCTGGACGCAGCTTGACCAGTACAAGGGGATTGCAGTGATGGCGCTTACCTTTGATGCAGAAGGCAACCTTTATGCCTCAACTGAAGAATTTGGCCTAGCAAAATCCTCAGATCTTGGTAAGAGTTGGGAGAATATCAATCGCCCACCTGATAACCTCATAGCAACATCAATAGCAGTTGACTCTGAAAATAAGCTGTTGTACGTTGCAGGTCATTCAGCTTCACAAGGATACCAAGAGGTATTTAGGGGAAGTCTAGACGGTTCTGACTGGCAGCTGGTAGGCACAAATAAAGCATTGTGA
- a CDS encoding glucosidase family protein → MNRSAGVRGDWQSFSKEAQDFVQRTEKFVEQGVNPGGYYKACWCRDASYILKDWFLSGAVDSVMQEITTIWSHQIEPKKEKIVYGRGSPEMKYLSQVANSDFEKKFEGALPTSIFRGHSEVFGKNPDIDSTALMISTTSWIFDAYLGAGLASNSDFLPGIQGRSKAPAKIQVQNPSEIIDSTVPKMLKAVEYLQSRDIDNDGLLEQDHNEDWMDSVLRAGKIVYTQACWIMGLTNLSLLLSHIKMEREASKMLQLADKTVSAVEKQLWSEEEECYIDMQESHHLGKSYKTLTQDVSLYLIATTEKTVRDRLGSEIQRQTKGDDGELLPIRRFSVDEKSLAVHAKSTLDAIKSRARKDKWPLVTEIEMKSTGPWVLNPNVYHNHTFWPWATALEMLARSRFKRYDECAALFSYMTGYDINGDLLAFCEWVNPITGKRGGAFPFRTGISTIRISITDILGQMKHLSKNTDMNVKA, encoded by the coding sequence TTGAACCGCTCTGCAGGTGTTAGAGGGGATTGGCAGTCCTTTTCCAAGGAGGCCCAAGATTTTGTTCAAAGAACTGAAAAGTTTGTGGAACAGGGTGTCAACCCCGGCGGCTACTACAAGGCTTGCTGGTGCAGAGATGCATCCTATATTCTAAAGGACTGGTTTCTCTCTGGCGCTGTAGACTCTGTTATGCAGGAAATTACAACAATCTGGTCGCATCAGATAGAACCTAAAAAAGAGAAAATTGTCTACGGCAGGGGCTCGCCAGAAATGAAATACCTGTCCCAAGTAGCAAATTCTGATTTTGAGAAAAAATTTGAAGGGGCTCTTCCCACCAGCATTTTCCGTGGGCATTCTGAAGTGTTTGGGAAGAATCCTGACATTGATTCAACGGCTTTAATGATTTCTACTACTTCGTGGATTTTTGATGCTTACTTGGGAGCTGGTCTAGCGTCAAACTCAGATTTCTTGCCAGGAATCCAAGGTAGATCCAAGGCTCCTGCAAAAATACAGGTGCAAAACCCTTCAGAAATAATTGATTCTACAGTGCCCAAAATGCTCAAGGCGGTCGAATATTTGCAGAGTAGGGACATAGATAATGATGGATTGCTAGAACAGGATCATAACGAAGATTGGATGGATTCTGTGCTCAGAGCCGGCAAGATTGTTTACACCCAAGCCTGTTGGATAATGGGACTGACAAACCTCTCCTTGCTTCTTTCCCATATCAAAATGGAGAGGGAAGCATCCAAAATGCTGCAGTTAGCAGACAAGACCGTTTCAGCAGTTGAGAAACAGCTATGGTCGGAGGAAGAAGAATGCTATATTGACATGCAGGAAAGCCACCACCTAGGCAAATCATACAAGACACTTACACAGGACGTATCCTTGTATCTTATTGCTACAACCGAAAAAACAGTCCGCGATAGGCTAGGTAGTGAAATCCAGCGCCAAACCAAAGGCGATGACGGAGAATTGCTGCCAATAAGGAGGTTTTCTGTTGACGAAAAGTCTCTAGCTGTTCATGCAAAGTCCACATTGGATGCAATCAAAAGCAGGGCACGGAAGGATAAATGGCCGCTGGTAACAGAGATAGAGATGAAAAGCACCGGCCCGTGGGTTCTGAATCCTAATGTATATCACAATCACACATTCTGGCCATGGGCTACCGCACTTGAGATGCTAGCAAGGAGTCGATTTAAAAGGTATGACGAGTGCGCCGCGCTATTTTCGTACATGACAGGTTATGATATAAACGGAGATCTTCTAGCATTTTGCGAGTGGGTGAATCCCATTACAGGAAAAAGGGGCGGGGCATTTCCATTCAGAACAGGGATATCGACTATACGAATTTCTATAACAGACATTCTTGGGCAAATGAAGCATCTAAGTAAAAATACAGATATGAATGTGAAAGCATGA